The DNA region TCTTTTCCTGATTTTTATCCAGACGATATCACTCGTTTATTGTATGATTGGGAAATTGCTCCACCTGAGAAAAAACGTTTTTTATTAAAACTCATCGCATCCAGGGTTCCTTGGCAGATTCAATTAGAATCTGCATTGGAAGAAGTAAAAGATCCTTACCTTCGAGTGCAAGCTCGTAGTTTAAAATCAGAAATCACACGGCATAGACTTCGTCATTCTTTCTTCAAACTCACGTTACGTGGGAATACAAATCATTATAAAGATTTAGAAGAGATGTGTGTCCAACTTTCTAGTATTGGTTTTCCTGACCAAAACTATGCGGAAATCAAACAAGAATTGGATCGTATCGCACTTCGTGTGTCTGAGTTATATGATGATCATTCGGGATATTTGACAGATGAGTTAAAAGTGCAAATCCTTTGCCAAGTTTTATTCCAAGAAGAAGGGTTTGTTGGAAATATCCAAAACTACAATGATCCCGGTAATTCTTATTTATTTCAGGTAATCAAAAGTAGGTTAGGAATTCCTATTTCACTTTCCGTAGTGTATTTGTTAGTTGGTCAAAGGTTGGGGCTTCCACTTTATGGAACCAATTTACCACTTCATTTTCTTTTGCAATATGAATCAGAAGGATATTTTACTTACATCGATCCATTTCATGGTGGTGTTTTGTTGGATAAATTTACCTGTGAAAAGTTTTTAGAAGCAAATGGATATACCAATTCACCTAAGTATTTCACAAAAGCATCTACTCTTTCCATGATCAAACGGATGTGCAGAAATCTAATCCATATCTACAGAGACAACCAAACCAAAGAAATGGAAAATACCATTAAGGATCACCTGCAGATTCTAGAAAGCCGATCCACTCACGTGGAATAACGAATGAAACCAAACCTTCGTATCCAATCCATATTAGCAAAGTTTGATAAAAATTTAGATGGAATCATCAAAGAAGACATTCCTATTCTCAAAAAAATCAAAAAACATGTCATCAGTTCTGGTGGAAAACGAATTCGCCCCTTTTCTCATTATCTTTTTTGCCAATTTTTAAATATAAAAGATGTTAGTTGGCTTGATGTAGGAAGTGTTGCCGAACTCATTCATGCCGCCAGTTTACTTCACGATGATGTAGTAGACAACGCACCTATTCGGCGCGGGAAACCAACCATTGGGTCATTGTTTGGAAACAAAACCGCCATCCTTGCCGGCGATTACTTGTTAGCTTGTGGAATCAGTCGACTCAACTCCCTTGGAAATCCAGAACTTATGGAAATTTTTTCCCAAGTTTTAAAGGATCTTTCTGTGAGTGAACTTTTGCAAATGGAATGGGAAAAAAATCCTAAAATTTCTTTGAAAGTATACGATTCCATTATTTACGGAAAAACTGCTTCCTTATTTGGAGTATGTACTGAGTCTGCGGCCATCCTTGCTGGCAAACCCAAAAAGGACAAGGCACTCATCCGAGATTTTGGTGTTAGGCTTGGAAAACTATTCCAAAAGAAAGATGATTGTTTGGATTATTTTGTAGATTCTAGTGTGAGCGGTAAGGAATTTTTAAAAGATTTTAAAAATGGACTCTATACTTATCCAGTTCTTGTTCTGAGAGAAAACTTAAATCTACTAGAAAAAAGAAAATTAGAATCTGTTTTTAAAAAAGAAGAAAGAACTGCAGCTGATGAAACTTACATTCTTGGCCTCATGGAATCGAAAAAGATTTCTGAAAAACTTCATAAAGAGTTAAGTGCTGAAAAAAACTATCTACTTGGTTTTCTAAACCAGTTTCCAGGAAGCGCAGAACGTCAGTTATTTGTGGAGCAATTGGAACGTTTGACTTAAGTTTCTTCCACAAAAGGTTCGTCCGGATCTATAAATTCAATGACCGGTAACAAAACCGAAAAACAAGTTCTACCTGGTTCGGATTCAATGTAGATATTCCCATTGTGTTTTTCAATAATTGATTTTGTAATTCCAAGTCCCATCCCAGTTCCTTCTCCATGGTTTTTTGTTGTGAAGAAGGGGTCAAAAATTTTGTTCTGAATCTCTAATGGAATTCCAGGTCCATTGTCAATCACCTTGACTTCGACTCGGTTTCCCTTTTGTTCCGTAGTGATCATCAGGTTTCCTTTTTGGTTCATGGCTTCTAATCCATTTAAAATCAAATTGGTCCAGACTCGGATCAAATCTTCTGGCCAGCCAAGGATGGTCGCATCGGTGATAAAAGTTTTTTTCAGAGAAACTTTTCCGCGCATTCTATATTGGTAAATCGTAAGAACCGTTTCAATATTATCAAGTAAGGTAAAAATTCGTCTTTCTTCTGCCTTTGTGACTCGGGAAAAATTTTTAAGAGCCAAAATAGTTTTGGAAGAACGATCTACTGCGATTTGTATGATGGATAAATGAAGTCTAAAGTTTTTTTCTTCTAAAATTAGATTCGAAAGTTTTTCTTGTCCCCGTTTTAGTAATTTGATTTCTTCTTCGTATAAGTTTGTAATCCCTACATCTAAAAATCTTTCTATTATGGCTTCTTCATATTCTAAATCATTGTCTTTGAAGATTTTTTTAAGACTGGATTTTTTGTCTTTCCGCTCTGTATAACTGGCAACAAGTCCAAAGTCCGATTGGAAACTTAATATTTGTTTCATGGTTTTGATTTCTGACGTTGTGAGCGAAGAATAAATATTTTCTTTGGAACCTAAATTCTTAATTTCATTTTCTTTTGATTCAATGAGTGTTTCTATGGATGCTTTGATCGCACTTAAGGGGTTGTTGATTTCGTGAGCCACACCAGCAATGAGTTTCCCTAACTCCGACATTTTTTCTGAAAACACAAGTTTACTTTCCGTATGACGAATCTGTAATAGAGCCTTTTCCAGTTCTTCTTTTTGGGTTTGGATTTCCTTTGTACGTTCCAACACCATCGTTTCTAATTCTGCATTTTCTTTGGTGACCGATTCTTCTTTTTTGATTCTTGTTTGGATTTGAAATTTTGAAATGGCAATTGTAAAAATTGTCATTTGTAGAGCTGCGCCAATTTCATTGGCTGAACTTAAGAAAGGGTAAGATGGTAATAAACCTAAATTAGTTAGAATCAGCAGGCCCGTACTAACTTGCCTTACAAAAAAAGCGTAAAATAAAACGTTAGCATTTTCTTTCTTTTTCACCAAACTATAAACTGCATATCCAAAAGTAACAGTAGTCAAAATCAAACTATTGGAATAAATAAATCGAAAGTAGATTTGTAAATCTATGAACACAATCAGAATGGAAACCAACAAAAATGTTGCATAAACGATAAAATATTTATCAGCGTTTGGATATTTTTCTTTGGTATGTAAAAACTCACGTAAAAAAATCACAAGACCAAATGGTGTTAAAGAAATGAGTCCCGGTACATACCGATAAAACCATTCATAATTACTGGCACCATACTCATACAAAAGACCAGATCGTAAGGTGTTTGTGAATAAAATGGATAAAGTTGCAAAGGTAAGTAATAGATAAATTCTTTCCCTAAGTAATACAAACTGGGTTGCGGAAAGTAAACAGACTAAGATACAAAGTCCTAAATGAAATCCCTGCCAAAGAGATAAAGAGTTAGTATACTTAAATAAACTAAATTCGTCTCGAATTGTAAAATTGATTCTATGTGCATCATCAGAATGAATTTTAAAGAGGTAAGTTCCTTTTTCTTTTGCAGGTAAAACAAATCCTCCTGTAAATAAAACATCTGGATGTTTTTTTCTTAATAGTCCTGTTTGGATACTAGAGACTGGTTTACCATTTTGAAAAAGGGTCAGATCTAATTCTGATATCATTCCGTTTTCGAAATGGAAATATCTAGATGCATTTTCTTCTAATTGGATTTGGTAGTAATGATAGTTTTCTGTGAAGCCGAAGTAAAAGTGGTTGTTGTAGTCTTTGGGAGATAATTCAGAAAGTTTTGAATCAGGTTTTGTTCCTAAATGCCAAAGTCCTAAATTTCCTTCCGCCCAAAGTGAAAGAGGAAGGAAAAAGAGGAAAAAAAGAATTCGATACAAACTTTAACTTATGTTGGTTTGGTATTACTGTGGAACGATATTTGGTGCGTTACACTTGAGTGTTCCTTTAATGATCACAGACTTAGCATCAGTGGTTGTGTTCTGAACCAAACAAGTTTTGTTGTCGGAAGTGAAACACTGAGTTGTAGAAGTTCCTGACGTACAGTTTACACTATCTAAGGTATTACATGAGTTGAGAATGGTTGTAGCAGATGATGCAATGTTACTATAAGTTCCATTCAAAGTAATTTCTAAATTAAAGAAGGAAATCTGTTGGGCACTTTGGAGAGCAGTGTCAATGTTGATTCCTTGGTTGAACCATTCCACTGTCCCTTGTGTTCCTTGCACTGTTTTTCCAAACGCTCCACCAGCTAGAACAAACCCTTGTTGGGGATCAATTTTACCTTGGATCTGTGTGCTATCGTAGGTAAAACGAAGGTTTAAAGTTTCCTTGGTTTTAAAAATAAGCTGCGAAATGACAGTGAAACGTGTGTTAGTTGTGGTTGATGTAGTCCCTGTGGTTCCTGTTGTGCCAGTTCCGGTGGTCGTAGTGGTTGCTGGAGTGGCTTGTCCACAACTCGTAGTGATATCGCTATCCACATCCCCTAAAAAGTAGAGAGCAGGTTCTCCATCGGCAAGGAGCGATATTTCTGCTTTGTTTTCGTTTTTAAGTCCACAAGCAGCAAAAACGGAAGAAAATACCAAAAGGATAACAATCAATCGGAACATACCATCCAATCGTCATAGGAATTCATTCTTTGGTCAAGAGGATTCAGAATTTCCTTGGGAAATTTAGACAAAATCAGAAACTTGACGAATGGGTTCAATTTTCGGTCTAAGAGGAGTGTTTTCTATCCAGGGACCGAGGTCGATTTATGTCTATTCTCTATTTATCGGTCTTCTCTCTGGTTTTGGCGCCTATGGGTTCAATTGGGTCTTAACTTGGACGGAATCATTTACTTTCGGTAGCCTTATGGGTTACAATCCCGGTATTCCTTCCGGTGATATGCATTTCCACTCCATCGGAAATGTCGTATCGATTTCCCCTTTCTGGATCCTTTTTTTACCGGCCATTGGTGGACTTTTTGTTGGCATCATCACAAGTTTCTTTTGTGCGGAAGCCCAAGGTGGTGGAACCGATTCACTCATTTATTCCTTTCATTTCAAAGAAGGAAAAATCCAGGCCAAAGTTCCGTTTTATAAAGCTCTCGCCACCATACTTACGTTAGGTTCCGGTGGATCAGGAGGGAAGGAAGGACCAACGGCACAAATTGGGGCAGGGGTTGGTTCTAGTTTGGCCGGATTTTTAGGCGCAGGTGCTCGGG from Leptospira noumeaensis includes:
- a CDS encoding transglutaminase-like domain-containing protein; translation: MGQTSFPDFYPDDITRLLYDWEIAPPEKKRFLLKLIASRVPWQIQLESALEEVKDPYLRVQARSLKSEITRHRLRHSFFKLTLRGNTNHYKDLEEMCVQLSSIGFPDQNYAEIKQELDRIALRVSELYDDHSGYLTDELKVQILCQVLFQEEGFVGNIQNYNDPGNSYLFQVIKSRLGIPISLSVVYLLVGQRLGLPLYGTNLPLHFLLQYESEGYFTYIDPFHGGVLLDKFTCEKFLEANGYTNSPKYFTKASTLSMIKRMCRNLIHIYRDNQTKEMENTIKDHLQILESRSTHVE
- a CDS encoding polyprenyl synthetase family protein, with protein sequence MKPNLRIQSILAKFDKNLDGIIKEDIPILKKIKKHVISSGGKRIRPFSHYLFCQFLNIKDVSWLDVGSVAELIHAASLLHDDVVDNAPIRRGKPTIGSLFGNKTAILAGDYLLACGISRLNSLGNPELMEIFSQVLKDLSVSELLQMEWEKNPKISLKVYDSIIYGKTASLFGVCTESAAILAGKPKKDKALIRDFGVRLGKLFQKKDDCLDYFVDSSVSGKEFLKDFKNGLYTYPVLVLRENLNLLEKRKLESVFKKEERTAADETYILGLMESKKISEKLHKELSAEKNYLLGFLNQFPGSAERQLFVEQLERLT
- a CDS encoding ATP-binding protein encodes the protein MYRILFFLFFLPLSLWAEGNLGLWHLGTKPDSKLSELSPKDYNNHFYFGFTENYHYYQIQLEENASRYFHFENGMISELDLTLFQNGKPVSSIQTGLLRKKHPDVLFTGGFVLPAKEKGTYLFKIHSDDAHRINFTIRDEFSLFKYTNSLSLWQGFHLGLCILVCLLSATQFVLLRERIYLLLTFATLSILFTNTLRSGLLYEYGASNYEWFYRYVPGLISLTPFGLVIFLREFLHTKEKYPNADKYFIVYATFLLVSILIVFIDLQIYFRFIYSNSLILTTVTFGYAVYSLVKKKENANVLFYAFFVRQVSTGLLILTNLGLLPSYPFLSSANEIGAALQMTIFTIAISKFQIQTRIKKEESVTKENAELETMVLERTKEIQTQKEELEKALLQIRHTESKLVFSEKMSELGKLIAGVAHEINNPLSAIKASIETLIESKENEIKNLGSKENIYSSLTTSEIKTMKQILSFQSDFGLVASYTERKDKKSSLKKIFKDNDLEYEEAIIERFLDVGITNLYEEEIKLLKRGQEKLSNLILEEKNFRLHLSIIQIAVDRSSKTILALKNFSRVTKAEERRIFTLLDNIETVLTIYQYRMRGKVSLKKTFITDATILGWPEDLIRVWTNLILNGLEAMNQKGNLMITTEQKGNRVEVKVIDNGPGIPLEIQNKIFDPFFTTKNHGEGTGMGLGITKSIIEKHNGNIYIESEPGRTCFSVLLPVIEFIDPDEPFVEET
- a CDS encoding LIC10920 family plasminogen-binding lipoprotein translates to MFRLIVILLVFSSVFAACGLKNENKAEISLLADGEPALYFLGDVDSDITTSCGQATPATTTTTGTGTTGTTGTTSTTTNTRFTVISQLIFKTKETLNLRFTYDSTQIQGKIDPQQGFVLAGGAFGKTVQGTQGTVEWFNQGINIDTALQSAQQISFFNLEITLNGTYSNIASSATTILNSCNTLDSVNCTSGTSTTQCFTSDNKTCLVQNTTTDAKSVIIKGTLKCNAPNIVPQ